A region from the Drosophila ananassae strain 14024-0371.13 chromosome 2L, ASM1763931v2, whole genome shotgun sequence genome encodes:
- the LOC6499428 gene encoding zinc finger protein 235: MEISIKWSMCRTCKSDKGSTLVSIFESDAAKHLNDYAGISIKEDDGLPDQICTVCLERLEGVHQFISDCKSSEDHLRNLVRQTMSSAETFQPKEPVTSGRRRARKQTIEERFIGKLPLKTPIDLDGKCGKSSPTETSPVEEDVSEKFFFPINDKLKIVKSDIEEEYVVSDIVEETSEGNDLETSSQTSTMAITIDSGTYAQDVSDGDATIPKSDPSHEYNIDLGVACMPDRHVCHICSNSYPMASQLNSHLRSHRSEKCFQCEMCGKRFNAACNLTTHIRTHTGEKPYECDFCKRRFADRSTHRKHERMHTNERPYVCSTCGKAFSLSTSLKAHLFSHSSEKPHKCGVCSKGFRLRHQLKAHEKTHGNRQEVDITIAHEEYDILVTS, from the exons ATGGAAATAAGTATAAAGTGGAGCATGTGTCGAACGTGCAAATCTGACAAGGGCTCTACTTTAGTGTCCATATTCGAGTCTGATGCCGCCAAGCATTTAAACGACTATGCGGGAATATCT ATAAAAGAAGATGATGGCTTACCGGACCAGATATGCACTGTTTGCTTGGAGAGGCTGGAGGGAGTGCACCAGTTCATCAGTGACTGTAAAAGTTCAGAAGATCATCTCAGAAACCTCGTACGCCAGACCATGTCGTCGGCTGAGACTTTTCAGCCCAAAGAGCCAGTTACTAGTGGGAGAAGACGTGCTAGAAAGCAGACTATAGAAGAGAGGTTCATTGGAAAGCTGCCCTTAAAAACTCCCATCGATCTTGATGGCAAATGTGGGAAGAGTTCGCCCACAGAAACATCTCCGGTAGAAGAGGATGTTTCGGAAAAGTTCTTCTTTCCCATAAACGATAAACTGAAAATCGTAAAATCCGATATTGAGGAGGAATACGTCGTTAGTGACATCGTTGAGGAAACAAGTGAAGGCAATGACTTGGAGACTTCTTCGCAGACCAGCACCATGGCCATAACCATTGACAGTGGAACCTACGCACAGGATGTCAGTGATGGAGATGCCACAATCCCAAAGTCAGATCCATCCCATGAGTATAACATAGACCTAGGCGTCGCCTGTATGCCGGATAGGCACGTATGCCACATCTGCAGCAACTCGTATCCCATGGCATCTCAACTCAATTCCCACCTCCGATCGCATCGAAGCGAAAAGTGTTTTCAGTGCGA AATGTGTGGCAAGCGATTTAATGCCGCCTGCAACCTCACTACCCATATACGAACGCACACTGGCGAAAAGCCCTACGAATGTGATTTCTGTAAGCGCCGATTCGCTGATCGTAGCACACATCGCAAACACGAGAG AATGCATACAAACGAACGTCCATACGTTTGCAGTACTTGTGGAAAGGCCTTTTCTCTCTCCACCTCGCTAAAGGCGCATTTATTCTCACACTCTTCTGAAAAGCCGCATAAATGCGGGGTCTGTAGTAAGGGCTTCCGCCTGAGACACCAGCTCAAGGCACACGAGAAGACACACGGAAACCGTCAGGAAGTGGACATAACAATAGCCCATGAGGAATATGATATTCTAGTAACAAGCTAA
- the LOC6501157 gene encoding zinc finger protein 420 has protein sequence MNAPMVLIQCRVCLGEFEENAMRSLFEEEDALNEQVEICCGIKIRQSVNLPAKACFSCCEFVRMWLNFRQMCLNSQVFWETSCPVEERPEDMQQVSDAEYIEYLYDNLKLNVTAENDYQVENLLTGEEDDLLEASSPPPDVIDVNDLIVGEPIVDTDILDKASPAEILVSHLDPYENDLVEPEVDEDVEFESQTADDSSLMTETYFEVDFEEEELNDGDEFISSTPSPDPKSSSNAKRKAGRPRKPENELKYKRKDTKSRSKTSSQSQCDDQPRKFMCNLCGNIYTKKSLFTAHMTAHTDYKPHQCEICHKSFRQMGELRAHIRRHTGERPYKCMYCDRHFYDRSERVRHERVHTNTRPYACHECGKTFTHTAILKNHILVHSGEKNYKFTRTSDTMPEYMLCRICLAEDTNSDAMTPLFEEDDQCRELVRKIEEVGSIKLVPLQDIPSMLCYSCVDRLTNAHKFRELCRESERTFSTNVVKAEMKSEPTDDGAHIVTDHIEYIYDASNEFIDPEEEEEEEEEEEDEEDIEMGAMLEERLEEGIVEAEHPYDIDNVVDEMDVKDLIGPTGSDSDYDPSERKPKLRKSRLNKRGRGRPRTSHRAQSTDMVSVQLNFKSEESPTNIMCEICGNIYSKRAALNIHMRRHMAEKPFECEICSKTFAGPSELNRHIRVHTGEKPFTCKYCSRSFADRSSNIRHERTHTNERPFTCSTCGKSFSYSNVLKNHMLTHTGEKPFLCRPCNKTFSRKHQLEQHIGTMTHQQTVRSHQKSEPMQHPDIY, from the exons ATGAATGCACCCATGGTGCTGATACAGTGCCGGGTCTGCCTGGGGGAGTTTGAGGAGAATGCAATGAGATCCTTGTTCGAGGAAGAAGATGCCCTAAACGAGCAAGTGGAGATCTGTTGCGGAATCAAG ATTCGCCAGTCTGTCAACCTGCCCGCCAAGGCCTGCTTCAGTTGCTGCGAGTTCGTCCGTATGTGGCTCAACTTCCGCCAGATGTGCCTCAACTCGCAGGTTTTCTGGGAGACGAGTTGTCCGGTAGAGGAGCGGCCCGAGGATATGCAGCAAGTCAGCGATGCTGAGTACATAGAGTACCTTTATGATAATCTTAAGCTAAATGTGACTGCTGAGAACGACTACCAGGTAGAGAACCTTTTGACCGGGGAGGAGGACGATCTCTTAGAGGCCTCTTCGCCGCCGCCGGATGTGATCGATGTCAACGACCTGATAGTGGGCGAACCAATAGTGGACACAGATATACTTGACAAAGCATCGCCTGCCGAAATCCTTGTTTCCCACCTGGACCCCTATGAAAACGACCTCGTCGAGCCAGAGGTGGATGAGGATGTGGAGTTTGAGAGCCAGACAGCCGATGATTCTTCCCTAATGACGGAAACCTACTTCGAGGTGGATTTCGAGGAGGAAGAATTGAACGATGGTGATGAATTCATATCATCCACGCCGTCACCTGATCCAAAGAGCAGCTCAAATGCAAAACGAAAGGCTGGCAGGCCCCGCAAACCGGAGAATGAACTAAAATATAAACGCAAGGACACAAAGTCGAGGAGCAAGACAAGTTCGCAGAGCCAATGCGACGATCAGCCCAGAAAGTTTATGTGCAATCTATGCGGCAATATCTATACAAAGAAGTCACTTTTCACGGCCCACATGACCGCGCACACGGACTACAAGCCCCATCAGTGCGA AATCTGCCACAAATCCTTTCGCCAGATGGGTGAGTTGCGGGCCCACATACGTCGGCATACTGGCGAGCGTCCCTACAAGTGCATGTACTGCGATCGGCACTTCTACGACCGGAGCGAACGGGTGCGCCACGAGCGGGTGCATACCAACACCAGGCCCTACGCTTGCCATGAGTGTGGCAAAACTTTTACGCACACGGCCATTCTTAAAAACCACATCCTAGTCCACTCGGGCGAGAAAAACTACAA ATTTACGAGGACGAGCGATACCATGCCCGAGTACATGCTGTGTAGAATCTGTCTGGCAGAGGACACCAACTCGGATGCAATGACACCACTTTTCGAAGAGGATGACCAGTGCCGGGAGCTGGTGCGGAAGATCGAGGAAGTAGGCAGCATCAAG CTGGTGCCGCTGCAGGACATTCCCAGCATGTTGTGCTATAGCTGTGTGGACAGGCTGACCAATGCCCACAAGTTTCGAGAACTGTGCCGCGAGAGCGAGCGGACGTTCTCCACCAATGTGGTCAAG GCCGAGATGAAATCTGAACCCACAGACGATGGTGCGCATATTGTGACTGACCATATTGAGTATATCTACGATGCCAGCAACGAATTCATTGATCCCgaagaagaggaggaggaggaggaagaggaagaggatgAGGAGGACATTGAGATGGGGGCCATGCTGGAAGAACGTCTTGAAGAAGGCATTGTGGAAGCTGAACATCCATACGACATAGATAACGTCGTTGATGAGATGGACGTAAAGGACCTGATCGGCCCCACTGGCAGCGACAGCGACTACGATCCCAGTGAACGGAAGCCCAAGCTGCGCAAATCAAGATTGAACAAGAGAGGTCGTGGCAGACCTCGGACTTCCCATCGCGCTCAAAGCACGGATATGGTATCAGTACAACTAAACTTCAAGTCTGAGGAGTCGCCCACAAACATTATGTGTGAGATATGTGGTAACATTTACTCCAAAAGGGCAGCCTTAAACATTCATATGCGCCGACACATGGCGGAAAAGCCATTCGAATGCGA GATTTGCAGTAAAACATTCGCCGGTCCTTCCGAGTTGAATCGTCATATCCGCGTGCACACGGGGGAGAAGCCCTTCACCTGCAAATATTGTTCCCGCAGTTTTGCGGATCGTAGCTCCAACATACGTCATGAAAG GACCCACACGAACGAGCGACCATTTACATGCTCTACCTGCGGCAAGTCCTTTTCCTACTCCAATGTTTTAAAGAACCACATGCTTACACACACCGGCGAGAAACCTTTTCT TTGCCGTCCGTGcaataaaacattttctcgTAAACACCAATTAGAACAACACATCGGTACGATGACACACCAACAAACAGTGAGATCCCACCAGAAATCTGAACCCATGCAACACCCAGATATTTACTAG
- the LOC6502624 gene encoding transcription factor Ouib, giving the protein MPNTICRICSKRGATKNIFHPKNRHLQKQIHSITGVQLSYRKELPSHMCQVCVSDLEGAIKFRQRCIISEKQNLSRLSASGSVKDYPDDAVPPTEIDEFLNEMVFTESDESQNECDTALKTDADAESCISEEAKEFASFIVPKPVSKAGPYVCDDCGRSINHWTNFQEHKLRHTGIKDFKCQYSECGKCFATRKELTRHIRRHTGEKPYPCSYCPRRFSDVGSRQQHHRRHRNERFFQCDVCEKSFVSSGCLSKHKMIHTSQKNRQHYCKICDKMFLRISHLKQHFTTSVHLERAQLADTDSIWD; this is encoded by the exons ATGCCGAATACGATTTGCCGAATATGTTCAAAACGGGGGGCCACAAAAAACATATTCCACCCGAAAAACAGGCATCTGCAAAAACAAATTCATTCCATTACTGGAGTCCAG ttgAGCTATAGAAAAGAGCTGCCGAGCCACATGTGCCAGGTATGCGTGAGTGATTTGGAGGGCGCCATCAAATTCCGCCAACGCTGCATTATTTCCGAGAAGCAGAACTTGTCCCGACTAAGCGCCTCAGGTTCTGTGAAGGACTACCCCGATGATGCCGTCCCGCCCACAGAGATAGATGAATTCTTAAATGAAATGGTTTTCACAGAATCAGATGAGTCCCAAAATGAATGTGATACAGCTTTGAAAACGGACGCCGACGCGGAATCTTGCATTTCAGAGGAAGCCAAGGAGTTTGCTTCCTTTATAGTTCCAAAACCAGTTTCTAAGGCTGGCCCTTATGTATGTGATGACTGCGGAAGGTCCATTAATCACTGGACTAACTTTCAAGAGCATAAGCTCCGGCACACGGGCATCAAGGATTTCAAGTGCCAGTATAG CGAATGTGGCAAGTGCTTTGCCACCCGAAAGGAGCTTACCCGCCATATCCGTCGTCACACTGGTGAGAAGCCCTACCCCTGCAGTTACTGTCCACGCCGATTCTCTGATGTGGGCTCCCGACAACAGCACCATCGACGCCATCGGAACGAGCGTTTCTTTCAGTGCGATGTGTGCGAAAAAAGCTTCGTTAGTTCTGGTTGTCTCAGTAAGCACAAAATGATACATACATCACAGAAGAATAGGCAGCACTA TTGTAAAATCTGCGACAAAATGTTTTTGCGAATATCGCACCTAAAACAACATTTTACAACAAGCGTTCATCTAGAGAGGGCACAACTGGCAGATACGGATTCCATATGGGATTAA